One region of Intestinimonas massiliensis (ex Afouda et al. 2020) genomic DNA includes:
- a CDS encoding peptidylprolyl isomerase has protein sequence MAQNPIVTFEMENGGRMVAELYPDKAPNTVNNFISLVQSGFYNGLIFHRVIPGFMIQGGCPQGTGTGGPGYSIRGEFTGNRFPNDLKHDRGVLSMARTMAPNSAGSQFFIMVEAAPHLDGQYASFGKVIEGMEVADAIVSVRTDRMDKPMEDQRMKAVTVETFGVDYPAPEKV, from the coding sequence ATGGCTCAGAATCCCATTGTCACCTTTGAAATGGAAAACGGCGGCAGGATGGTGGCCGAGCTCTACCCCGATAAGGCCCCCAATACCGTCAACAACTTCATTAGCCTGGTCCAGTCGGGGTTTTACAACGGGCTGATCTTCCACCGGGTCATCCCCGGCTTCATGATCCAGGGCGGCTGTCCCCAGGGCACCGGCACGGGCGGCCCCGGGTACTCCATCCGGGGGGAGTTTACCGGGAATCGCTTTCCGAACGACCTGAAGCATGACCGCGGCGTGCTTTCCATGGCCCGTACCATGGCGCCCAACTCCGCCGGCAGCCAGTTCTTTATCATGGTGGAGGCGGCCCCTCATCTGGACGGCCAGTACGCCTCCTTCGGCAAGGTGATCGAGGGCATGGAGGTGGCCGACGCCATCGTGTCCGTGCGCACCGACCGGATGGATAAGCCCATGGAGGACCAGCGGATGAAGGCGGTGACTGTGGAGACCTTCGGTGTGGATTACCCCGCGCCGGAAAAGGTATAA
- a CDS encoding GGDEF domain-containing protein yields the protein MLAILLAMGLSLGKSARQRIRTPLEGVRQLSEGWYRLEAGRRVEVQIPGTVTLDSVEALTLYYDGLNPTDAGLVLTTRGAVYRLRVDLGEELLYAYDDSTFRRNEQMRAKLDCDVVLPEETGGQPLILTYENAGDGRFALPAVYLGSSSAVFRQHCLGDAFTLLLVFTMAIISVVAIGIASYLDKVRMQDRRFADVACFLLLCGAWCTLDSSLMQQMSGQSPLVCYLSFYAFMTLAIPMLHFVRNTGEMCRFRSLDVLIGAFYVNAVGQSLLNFFWGFDFIDMLFVTHLLLAAGICLMGVLMLREYRRTGNREMQAVLRAFAMLAAGGALALLLYWLLETPWYGTIFECGILVFIICLLSSLITTMAANLRFKTEVQVYKRLSREDRLTGLENRRAFEEFLARLEKETGSYGNVALIFLDLDGLKYTNDHFGHSAGDELLIGAARCIEQAFCRQGSCYRIGGDEFAVILPDPAGDERAWNEQLDQAIRQYNQDSRLWLSIARGSSYLRDEAGDIKRMSDWKYEADQAMYRHKKQQRSRRQGSARAAVAGREQDSAGGFLG from the coding sequence ATGCTGGCCATCCTGCTGGCAATGGGGCTCTCGTTGGGCAAGAGCGCCAGACAGAGGATACGGACCCCGCTGGAGGGTGTACGGCAGCTCTCGGAGGGCTGGTACCGCCTGGAGGCCGGCCGTCGGGTGGAGGTCCAGATACCGGGTACCGTCACGCTGGACAGCGTGGAAGCCCTGACCCTCTATTACGACGGTCTGAATCCGACAGACGCGGGCCTGGTGCTGACCACACGGGGGGCGGTCTACCGGCTGCGGGTGGACCTGGGGGAGGAGTTGCTCTACGCCTATGACGATTCCACCTTCCGGCGCAACGAACAGATGCGGGCCAAGCTGGATTGCGACGTTGTTCTGCCCGAGGAGACGGGGGGGCAACCCCTGATTCTGACCTATGAGAATGCGGGGGACGGGCGCTTCGCGCTGCCCGCAGTCTATCTGGGCAGCAGCAGCGCGGTCTTTCGCCAGCACTGCCTGGGTGACGCCTTTACTCTGCTTCTGGTGTTCACCATGGCTATTATAAGCGTAGTGGCCATCGGCATTGCAAGCTATCTAGACAAGGTCCGGATGCAGGACCGCCGCTTTGCCGACGTCGCCTGCTTCCTGCTGCTGTGCGGCGCCTGGTGCACGCTGGACTCCTCCCTGATGCAGCAGATGAGCGGTCAATCACCGCTGGTCTGTTACCTGTCCTTTTATGCATTCATGACGCTGGCCATCCCCATGCTGCACTTCGTCCGCAATACGGGAGAGATGTGCCGGTTCCGCAGCCTGGACGTCCTCATCGGTGCGTTCTACGTCAACGCTGTTGGGCAGAGCCTGTTGAATTTCTTCTGGGGGTTCGATTTCATCGACATGCTGTTCGTGACCCACCTGCTGCTGGCAGCGGGGATTTGCCTGATGGGTGTGCTGATGCTGCGGGAATACCGCAGGACTGGAAACCGAGAGATGCAGGCGGTGCTGCGGGCCTTTGCCATGCTGGCGGCGGGGGGCGCCCTGGCGCTGTTGCTGTACTGGCTGTTGGAAACGCCCTGGTATGGGACCATCTTCGAGTGCGGTATCCTGGTGTTCATTATCTGCCTGCTGAGTTCTCTGATCACCACTATGGCAGCCAATCTGCGCTTCAAGACCGAGGTGCAGGTCTATAAGCGCCTGTCGCGGGAGGATCGGTTGACGGGGCTGGAGAACCGGCGTGCCTTCGAAGAGTTCCTTGCCCGGCTGGAGAAGGAGACGGGGAGCTACGGAAATGTGGCCCTGATCTTCCTGGATCTCGATGGGCTCAAATACACCAATGACCATTTCGGACACAGCGCCGGCGATGAGCTCCTCATCGGCGCAGCTCGTTGCATAGAGCAGGCGTTTTGTAGGCAGGGGAGCTGTTACCGCATCGGCGGAGACGAGTTTGCCGTGATCCTGCCCGACCCGGCGGGGGATGAGCGGGCCTGGAACGAGCAGTTGGACCAAGCCATCCGCCAATACAACCAGGACAGCCGCCTCTGGCTGTCCATTGCCCGGGGATCTAGCTACTTGCGGGACGAGGCCGGCGACATCAAGCGGATGAGTGACTGGAAGTATGAAGCGGATCAGGCCATGTATCGCCACAAAAAGCAGCAGCGTTCCCGTCGGCAGGGCAGCGCTAGGGCCGCTGTGGCGGGGCGGGAGCAGGATTCAGCCGGGGGTTTCCTCGGATAA
- a CDS encoding cation:proton antiporter domain-containing protein, producing MLLAGILLGPHVLGRLDERILLLSSDLRRIALLIILTRAGLNLRLEDLRRVGRPALLMCFLPACFELVGMVLLAPKLLGVRPLEAALLGSVVAAVSPAVIVPKMLRLIEDGWGGARRIPQMIMAGASVDDVFVIILFTSLTGLAAGESLAFSDLARIPVSILLGIAAGLLCGSLLAVLYHRVPIRDTVKVVLLLSLSFLLAALEDRLSGRVGFSSLLAVMAAGVALQMRQGETAARLSARYAKLWVAAEPLLFVLVGATVNIRCALDFGPAAVLLLFLVLLFRMLGVWVCLLGTALDRRERLFCMVAYCPKATVQAAIGSIPLSMGLACGNLVLTVAVLSILITAPLGAFAIDLLYQRLLQQQTGGGDT from the coding sequence ATGCTGCTCGCCGGCATTTTGCTCGGTCCGCATGTCCTGGGTCGCCTGGATGAGCGCATTCTCCTCCTTTCCTCCGACCTGCGCCGGATCGCCCTGCTCATCATCCTGACCCGTGCGGGCTTGAACCTCCGCCTGGAGGATCTGAGGCGGGTCGGCCGGCCGGCCTTACTGATGTGCTTTCTTCCCGCCTGCTTCGAGCTGGTGGGGATGGTGCTGCTGGCTCCCAAGCTGCTCGGCGTCCGTCCTCTGGAGGCGGCTCTTCTGGGCAGTGTGGTGGCCGCCGTCTCCCCCGCGGTGATCGTCCCCAAAATGCTCCGGCTCATAGAGGACGGCTGGGGCGGTGCACGTCGCATCCCCCAGATGATCATGGCGGGGGCTTCGGTGGACGATGTGTTCGTCATCATCCTGTTTACCTCTCTCACCGGTCTGGCGGCTGGTGAGAGTCTGGCCTTTTCGGATCTGGCCCGCATCCCCGTCTCGATTCTGTTGGGCATTGCGGCGGGGCTCCTCTGCGGCAGCCTTCTGGCCGTTCTCTACCATCGGGTGCCCATCCGGGACACCGTCAAGGTCGTGCTGCTTCTAAGCCTCTCTTTTCTGCTGGCAGCCCTGGAGGACCGTCTGTCCGGTCGGGTTGGCTTTTCCAGCCTTCTTGCCGTCATGGCTGCCGGGGTTGCCCTGCAAATGCGGCAGGGGGAGACCGCGGCTCGGCTGTCTGCCAGATACGCCAAGCTGTGGGTGGCGGCGGAGCCGCTGCTCTTCGTGCTGGTAGGCGCCACCGTGAATATCCGCTGCGCGCTGGACTTTGGCCCGGCCGCCGTACTGCTTCTTTTCCTGGTGCTGCTGTTCCGGATGCTGGGCGTTTGGGTCTGCCTGCTGGGGACCGCGCTGGACCGCCGGGAACGGCTGTTCTGTATGGTGGCCTACTGCCCCAAGGCGACGGTGCAGGCGGCGATCGGCTCCATCCCCCTGAGCATGGGCCTGGCCTGCGGCAACCTAGTACTCACCGTGGCCGTGCTGTCTATTCTTATCACCGCCCCTCTGGGGGCCTTTGCCATCGACCTGCTCTATCAGCGGCTGCTTCAGCAGCAGACAGGCGGAGGGGATACCTGA
- a CDS encoding sodium:solute symporter family protein produces MAALNYLGVVLVLLVIIGVGVASGRRVKSAADFATGGGRSGPWLICGTIMGALVSSQASIGTAQLAFSYGISAWWFTLGSGIGCLILALGYVRPLRRSGCTTLMGVIDREYGHKVEYAGSVLSSIGIFISVLAQVVACTGLITVIFPVSTTVAAVLSVLLMTVYVVFGGAWGAGMGGIVKLVLLYVSCIAGLAAVLLLTGGLGGLGESLRTALVGTTPGAMAGIESAADLSARYGSLIARGAAKDIGSGISLLLGVLSTQTYAQAVWSGGSDRDARRGALLAAGLIPPIGIAGIAVGLFMRGHYITQAEADALLAAGQALPEGVGVLASTIQVFPTFVVHHLPVLFAGVVLGTLLIAVVGGGAGLSLGVATILVNDIYKKVSSRFDSAAAALVATRGTILAVLAASAVIACVVPSATINDFGFLSMGLRGAVVFIPLTCALFLPGRMDRRFALLCTLGGPLGVLLGKFLGSPVDPLFIGMGIALLIACLGCAAGGARPAPERHKRA; encoded by the coding sequence ATGGCAGCACTGAACTATCTGGGCGTGGTCCTGGTCCTGCTGGTCATCATCGGGGTGGGCGTCGCGTCCGGACGTCGGGTGAAGTCGGCTGCCGACTTTGCCACGGGCGGCGGCCGATCGGGCCCCTGGCTCATCTGCGGTACCATCATGGGGGCGCTGGTCTCCAGCCAGGCCAGCATCGGCACGGCCCAACTGGCTTTCAGCTACGGTATCTCTGCGTGGTGGTTCACCTTGGGCTCCGGCATCGGGTGCCTCATCCTGGCCCTGGGATATGTCCGCCCGCTGCGTCGGAGCGGCTGCACCACCCTGATGGGGGTTATCGACCGGGAGTATGGACACAAGGTGGAGTACGCCGGCTCTGTTCTGAGCTCCATCGGCATCTTCATCTCCGTCCTGGCCCAGGTAGTGGCCTGCACAGGCCTGATTACCGTGATCTTCCCGGTGTCCACCACAGTGGCAGCGGTGCTGTCGGTGCTGCTGATGACCGTCTATGTGGTGTTCGGCGGCGCTTGGGGAGCTGGTATGGGTGGAATCGTCAAGCTGGTGCTGCTCTATGTCTCCTGTATCGCCGGTCTGGCGGCAGTGCTGCTGCTCACCGGGGGGCTGGGCGGACTGGGGGAAAGCCTCCGGACAGCTCTGGTGGGCACAACGCCGGGGGCCATGGCCGGGATCGAGAGCGCGGCAGACCTGTCCGCCCGGTACGGTAGCCTGATCGCCCGGGGCGCGGCCAAGGACATCGGCTCCGGTATCTCTCTGTTGCTGGGTGTCCTCTCCACCCAGACTTACGCCCAGGCGGTCTGGTCGGGGGGCAGCGATCGGGACGCCCGGCGGGGCGCACTGCTGGCGGCGGGACTCATTCCCCCCATCGGCATTGCCGGAATCGCTGTGGGGCTGTTCATGCGTGGCCACTACATCACCCAGGCGGAGGCGGACGCCCTGCTGGCCGCCGGCCAGGCCCTGCCAGAGGGGGTGGGGGTACTGGCCTCCACCATCCAGGTGTTCCCCACCTTTGTTGTCCACCATCTGCCAGTGCTCTTTGCCGGCGTGGTGTTGGGTACACTGCTGATCGCCGTGGTAGGCGGTGGGGCCGGGCTCTCTCTGGGCGTGGCCACCATCCTGGTCAATGACATCTATAAGAAGGTTTCCAGTCGCTTTGACTCTGCGGCGGCGGCCCTGGTGGCCACCCGCGGGACCATTCTGGCCGTGCTGGCGGCCTCGGCCGTCATCGCCTGCGTGGTGCCTTCGGCCACCATCAACGACTTCGGCTTCTTGTCCATGGGGCTCCGGGGGGCGGTGGTCTTTATCCCGCTGACTTGCGCCCTCTTCCTCCCGGGTCGGATGGACCGGCGGTTTGCCCTGTTGTGCACGCTGGGTGGCCCGCTGGGAGTCCTGCTGGGAAAGTTTTTGGGAAGCCCCGTGGACCCGCTCTTCATCGGCATGGGTATCGCCCTGCTGATCGCTTGCCTGGGCTGCGCGGCAGGCGGCGCCCGGCCCGCGCCGGAGCGGCACAAGCGGGCTTGA
- a CDS encoding CoA-transferase subunit beta produces MEYTAKQMMAVALSRQIEDGKTYIIGTGLPLIGGTLAKNTHAPNAHLIFETALFEGNPQEVPTSVSDLRINYQASVLWPQYRYFGFQALAARTGAIDAGFLGGAQIDPYGNLNSTCIGDYFHPKTRFSGSGGANGIATYCDTVIIMKHEPRRFVEHIDYITSPGWIDGPDGRARRGLNDKGPRAVITELGVMRFGADKRMYLAECFPGVSLDTIRERTGFDMDLSRAVEAEPPEEAVLEVLLQKVDPMRIMV; encoded by the coding sequence ATGGAATATACCGCAAAGCAGATGATGGCCGTGGCCCTGTCACGGCAGATCGAAGACGGAAAGACCTACATCATCGGCACGGGCCTGCCCCTCATCGGCGGCACCCTGGCCAAGAACACCCACGCGCCCAATGCCCATCTGATCTTTGAGACCGCCCTGTTCGAGGGCAACCCCCAGGAGGTGCCCACCAGCGTCTCCGACCTGCGCATTAACTACCAGGCCTCGGTGCTCTGGCCCCAGTACCGCTATTTCGGCTTCCAGGCCCTGGCGGCCCGCACCGGCGCCATCGACGCTGGGTTCCTGGGTGGGGCCCAGATTGACCCCTACGGAAATCTGAACTCTACCTGCATCGGGGATTATTTCCATCCCAAGACCCGCTTTTCCGGTTCCGGAGGGGCCAACGGCATTGCCACCTACTGCGATACCGTCATCATCATGAAGCATGAACCCCGGCGGTTTGTAGAGCACATCGACTACATCACCAGCCCCGGCTGGATTGACGGACCGGACGGCCGGGCCCGGCGGGGGCTCAACGACAAGGGCCCGCGGGCCGTCATCACAGAGCTGGGTGTGATGCGCTTCGGCGCGGACAAGCGCATGTATCTGGCGGAATGCTTCCCGGGCGTGAGCCTGGACACCATCCGGGAGCGGACGGGCTTCGACATGGATCTGTCCCGGGCGGTGGAGGCGGAGCCGCCGGAGGAGGCTGTCCTGGAGGTCCTGCTGCAAAAGGTGGACCCCATGCGCATCATGGTTTAA
- a CDS encoding CoA transferase subunit A yields MNAPSKVMTAEQAVSRFVQDGDCLALGGFVTNRRPYALVREIIRQRKRKLYLEGGPSGGDMDMLIGAGCVEIMMVSYIANSGYTMVCRRFRDAVENGRILFDDYSLDVQTIAYHGAALGLSYVPVKNMLGSDLADVWGISAEERKKHPKLPNQKFVIREDPFHPGSQVCCVPTPQIDVACIHVQEASPDGTCCIEGAQFQDLDIAMAARHTIVSCERLVSDEEMHRHPERNTLTGLCVDAVVPAAYGAHPSQCFGCYDYDSTFYLCYDKVSRTQEDFDAFIREYVDECPTHGDYLNKIGAEHLTSLCVQPGYGYRPGLKRR; encoded by the coding sequence TTGAACGCTCCATCCAAAGTTATGACCGCCGAGCAGGCCGTCTCCCGCTTTGTACAGGACGGGGACTGTCTGGCTTTGGGCGGTTTTGTGACCAATCGGCGGCCCTATGCCCTGGTACGGGAGATCATCCGTCAGCGCAAGCGGAAGCTCTATCTGGAGGGGGGGCCCTCCGGCGGCGATATGGATATGCTCATCGGCGCGGGCTGCGTGGAGATTATGATGGTGTCCTATATCGCCAACTCCGGTTATACCATGGTGTGCCGCCGTTTTCGGGATGCCGTTGAAAATGGCCGCATCCTGTTTGATGACTACTCCCTGGACGTGCAGACCATCGCCTACCACGGCGCGGCCCTGGGCCTGAGTTACGTCCCGGTAAAAAACATGCTGGGCTCCGATCTGGCCGACGTGTGGGGCATCTCGGCTGAGGAGCGAAAGAAGCACCCCAAACTGCCCAACCAGAAGTTCGTCATCCGGGAGGACCCCTTCCACCCTGGCAGCCAGGTTTGCTGTGTGCCCACTCCGCAGATCGACGTGGCCTGCATCCACGTACAGGAGGCCAGCCCTGACGGCACCTGCTGCATCGAGGGGGCCCAGTTCCAGGACCTGGACATTGCCATGGCGGCCCGGCACACCATTGTCTCCTGCGAACGGCTGGTATCCGACGAGGAAATGCACCGCCACCCCGAGCGCAATACCCTGACCGGACTGTGCGTGGACGCGGTGGTGCCTGCGGCCTACGGCGCCCATCCCTCCCAGTGCTTTGGCTGCTACGACTATGACAGCACGTTCTACCTGTGCTATGATAAGGTCAGCCGTACCCAGGAGGACTTTGACGCCTTCATCCGGGAATACGTGGACGAGTGCCCCACCCACGGGGATTATCTGAACAAGATCGGGGCGGAACATCTGACAAGCCTGTGCGTCCAGCCGGGGTATGGTTACCGGCCCGGCCTGAAGCGCCGCTGA
- a CDS encoding aldehyde dehydrogenase family protein — MDTKEYIQGLIDRARTAQQEFETYSQKQVDKAVRAIGKIIYDNGEMLARMAVDETRMGKYEDKIVKNKAKAKIVWYKLKGVKSRGIIRYLDDIGIVEVAKPIGVIGCVAPTTNPTMTPNHNAMIALKGGNAIIVCPHPRAKETGIKTVELMRQALREIGYPEDLIQVVPEPTMEASGLIMQLCDACVSTGGPGMVKAAYSSGKPAFGVGAGNVQSLVDTDVDLEQAAEKIARSRTYDNGVLCTCEQCVHIPSAKFDAMVALLQAQGGAYIGSDADVAALRKAMFPNGSINKDVVGSTPQAIAALAGLTVPEEARFLLVRVTKGGRDEDLTKEKLCPVLAICPYDSWEGAVDLAVRNLKNEGAGHSTILHSNNKAHVEYAAVRLPVSRIGVNLVGSSGLGGGFDCGLNPTATLGCGTWGNNSISENLWWHHLVNISRIAYQMPNNPVPTDEEIWAE, encoded by the coding sequence ATGGATACCAAGGAATACATTCAGGGCCTGATCGACCGGGCCCGGACAGCCCAGCAGGAATTTGAGACCTACTCCCAGAAGCAGGTGGACAAGGCCGTACGGGCCATTGGAAAGATCATCTATGACAACGGCGAGATGCTGGCCAGAATGGCCGTGGACGAGACCCGTATGGGCAAATACGAGGACAAGATCGTCAAGAACAAGGCCAAGGCCAAGATCGTCTGGTATAAGCTCAAGGGTGTGAAGTCCCGGGGTATCATCCGCTATCTGGACGACATCGGCATCGTGGAGGTGGCCAAGCCCATCGGCGTCATCGGCTGTGTAGCCCCCACCACCAACCCCACCATGACCCCCAATCACAACGCCATGATCGCCCTAAAGGGCGGTAACGCCATCATCGTTTGCCCCCATCCCCGTGCCAAGGAGACCGGCATCAAGACGGTGGAGCTCATGCGGCAGGCGCTGCGGGAAATTGGCTATCCCGAGGACCTGATTCAGGTGGTGCCCGAACCCACCATGGAGGCCTCCGGCCTCATCATGCAGCTTTGCGACGCCTGCGTCTCCACCGGCGGCCCCGGCATGGTCAAGGCGGCCTACTCCAGCGGCAAGCCCGCCTTCGGCGTAGGCGCCGGCAACGTGCAGTCCCTGGTGGATACCGATGTGGACCTGGAGCAGGCAGCAGAAAAGATTGCCAGGAGCCGCACCTATGATAACGGCGTGCTGTGTACGTGTGAGCAGTGTGTCCATATCCCCTCCGCCAAGTTTGACGCGATGGTGGCCCTGCTTCAGGCGCAGGGCGGCGCCTACATTGGCAGCGATGCGGACGTGGCGGCCCTGCGCAAGGCTATGTTCCCCAACGGAAGCATCAACAAGGACGTGGTGGGTTCCACGCCCCAGGCCATTGCGGCTCTGGCCGGACTCACCGTGCCGGAGGAGGCCCGCTTCCTGCTGGTGCGGGTGACCAAGGGCGGCCGGGACGAAGACCTGACCAAGGAGAAGCTCTGCCCGGTGCTGGCCATCTGCCCCTATGACTCCTGGGAGGGAGCGGTGGATCTGGCGGTCCGGAACCTGAAGAATGAGGGCGCCGGCCACAGCACCATCCTTCACTCCAACAACAAGGCCCATGTGGAGTACGCCGCGGTGCGCCTGCCTGTATCCCGCATCGGCGTCAATCTGGTGGGCTCCAGCGGCTTGGGCGGAGGCTTTGACTGCGGCCTGAACCCCACCGCCACCCTGGGCTGCGGCACTTGGGGAAACAACAGCATCAGCGAGAACCTGTGGTGGCATCACCTGGTGAACATCAGCCGCATCGCCTATCAGATGCCCAACAACCCGGTCCCCACCGACGAGGAGATCTGGGCGGAATAA
- a CDS encoding FAD-dependent oxidoreductase, with protein sequence MKQDLQILFTPAQIGACMLKNRFVMAPMGPAGLADAQGAFTQTGIDFYVERAKGGVGLIIAGMCYSENTVERHGPGTMPCPTLNPVLFKRTAKQLTERVHAYDAKIFLQISAGFGRVTNRIPPGDLPIGPSPIPYRWDPAITCRAISTEEVQEIVRAMGRAAAIAKECGFDGVEIHAMHEGYLLDQFAMECCNWRTDQYGGSLENRIRMAVEIVQEIKAACGSQFPVVMRYSTKSFMKDFGRGALPGEDFREMGRDLAEGLQIAGLLEQAGYDALDADVGCYDSWYWNHPPMYFEKGMYLTYNEELKRHVSIPVLTAGRMDDPEQAAAAVAEGRTDLVSMARPLLADPALIRKLYRGRREDVRPCISCQEGCMGRLKKYLHISCAVNPAAAREREMALTPAVTPKRVAVLGGGVAGCEAARVLALRGHRPEIFERTQRLGGNLHPASAPDFKEDERKLIAWYEKQISDRKVPVHFGTDLTAETLPQGFDAYLVATGSRPVTFSLGDGVPVFTAAQILQNEVTSQGPYVVVGGGLVGCETALMLALRGEQVSIVEGLPAILGQNGPLCYANTQMLQDLIAFHHISVHTGSLADHVDGQGLVVASGGEKHHIPAGAVVLSVGYRSESVLYGALQAAGEEAYLLGDARRVSNIMYAIWDAYEVARSL encoded by the coding sequence ATGAAGCAAGACCTACAGATTTTATTCACACCAGCCCAAATCGGGGCGTGCATGCTGAAGAACCGCTTTGTCATGGCCCCCATGGGCCCGGCGGGTCTGGCGGATGCCCAGGGGGCCTTTACCCAGACCGGCATCGACTTCTATGTGGAGCGGGCCAAGGGGGGCGTGGGCCTCATCATCGCGGGCATGTGCTACTCGGAAAATACCGTGGAGCGCCATGGACCGGGCACCATGCCCTGCCCCACCCTGAATCCGGTGCTCTTCAAACGCACCGCCAAACAGCTCACTGAGCGGGTGCACGCCTATGACGCCAAGATCTTTCTGCAGATCTCGGCGGGCTTTGGCCGGGTGACCAACCGCATCCCGCCCGGAGACCTGCCCATTGGCCCCTCGCCCATCCCCTATCGCTGGGACCCTGCCATCACCTGCAGGGCTATTTCCACCGAGGAGGTGCAGGAGATTGTCCGGGCTATGGGCCGGGCTGCGGCCATCGCTAAGGAGTGCGGCTTCGACGGCGTGGAGATCCACGCCATGCACGAGGGATACCTGCTGGACCAGTTTGCCATGGAGTGCTGTAACTGGCGCACCGACCAGTACGGCGGCAGCCTGGAAAATCGCATCCGTATGGCCGTGGAGATCGTGCAGGAAATCAAAGCTGCCTGCGGCTCCCAGTTTCCGGTGGTCATGCGCTACAGCACCAAGAGCTTTATGAAGGACTTTGGACGTGGGGCCCTGCCCGGCGAGGATTTTCGGGAGATGGGCCGGGATTTGGCCGAGGGGCTTCAGATTGCCGGGCTGTTGGAGCAGGCGGGCTACGACGCTCTAGACGCCGATGTGGGGTGCTATGATTCCTGGTATTGGAATCATCCCCCCATGTACTTTGAAAAGGGCATGTATCTGACCTACAATGAGGAGCTCAAACGGCATGTCTCCATTCCCGTGCTGACCGCCGGGCGGATGGACGATCCGGAGCAGGCCGCCGCCGCGGTAGCGGAGGGCAGGACCGACCTGGTGTCCATGGCCCGGCCCCTGCTGGCCGACCCCGCACTCATCCGGAAGCTGTACCGCGGCCGGAGGGAGGATGTGCGCCCCTGTATCTCCTGCCAAGAGGGGTGCATGGGCCGGCTCAAAAAGTATCTGCACATCAGCTGCGCGGTCAATCCAGCGGCGGCCCGGGAGCGGGAAATGGCTCTGACGCCCGCCGTCACCCCCAAGCGGGTGGCGGTACTGGGCGGCGGCGTTGCAGGGTGCGAGGCGGCCCGGGTCCTGGCCCTGCGGGGACATAGGCCGGAGATCTTTGAGCGCACCCAGCGGCTGGGGGGAAATCTGCACCCGGCCAGCGCTCCGGACTTCAAGGAGGACGAGCGCAAGCTCATCGCCTGGTATGAAAAACAGATATCTGACCGGAAGGTACCGGTCCACTTCGGGACCGACCTCACCGCCGAGACGCTGCCACAAGGCTTCGACGCCTATCTGGTGGCCACCGGTTCCCGGCCGGTGACCTTCTCTCTGGGGGACGGGGTGCCGGTCTTCACTGCCGCCCAAATCCTGCAGAACGAGGTGACTTCCCAGGGGCCCTATGTAGTGGTGGGCGGCGGCCTGGTGGGCTGCGAGACCGCCCTGATGCTGGCCCTGCGGGGCGAGCAGGTCTCCATCGTGGAGGGGCTGCCCGCCATCCTGGGGCAGAACGGGCCGCTGTGCTACGCCAACACCCAGATGCTCCAGGACCTGATTGCCTTCCACCACATTTCGGTCCACACGGGTAGCCTGGCCGACCACGTAGACGGACAGGGCCTGGTAGTCGCCAGCGGCGGAGAAAAGCACCATATCCCGGCGGGCGCCGTCGTCCTTAGCGTGGGCTACCGCTCGGAGTCCGTCCTGTATGGTGCGCTCCAGGCCGCGGGCGAGGAGGCTTACCTGCTGGGCGACGCCCGGCGGGTGTCCAACATTATGTATGCGATTTGGGACGCCTATGAGGTGGCCCGCAGTCTTTAA
- a CDS encoding HpcH/HpaI aldolase family protein, with protein MRQNDLRERMERGETVYGMFLNSGSSVLTEVIGLAGFDFVLIDSEHGPTGVLDNRELVQAAEYRGTVPIVRVPNSSSDTILKMLDIGAHGILVPRVNTAEEASRVARAARYYPQGSRGVASTRASDYGFTPLTDYFALANRRNLVAVQCEDVACLPNLDAIAATEGIDLLFVGPYDLSSSMGAPGQVGYESIRDTVDAVLDAARRHGKLAGIFTKDPGEAAFYAELGMHLVIVGTDIQSFAGVCRNLVATLKPDRKPAPLTGY; from the coding sequence ATGAGACAGAACGACTTGCGGGAGCGCATGGAGCGGGGCGAGACGGTATACGGCATGTTTCTCAACTCAGGCAGCTCCGTTCTGACGGAGGTCATCGGCCTGGCCGGATTTGACTTTGTCCTTATCGACAGCGAGCACGGCCCCACCGGCGTACTGGACAACCGGGAACTGGTCCAGGCGGCGGAGTACCGCGGGACGGTCCCCATCGTCCGGGTCCCCAACAGCAGCAGCGATACCATCCTCAAGATGCTGGACATCGGAGCCCACGGCATCCTGGTGCCCCGGGTCAACACCGCCGAGGAGGCCAGCCGGGTGGCCAGAGCCGCCCGCTACTATCCCCAGGGCAGCCGGGGTGTGGCCAGCACCCGGGCCTCTGATTACGGCTTTACTCCGCTGACGGATTACTTCGCCCTGGCCAACCGGCGCAACCTGGTGGCCGTCCAGTGCGAGGACGTGGCCTGCCTGCCCAACCTGGACGCCATCGCCGCCACGGAGGGCATCGACCTGCTCTTTGTGGGGCCCTATGACCTGTCCTCCTCCATGGGAGCGCCGGGCCAGGTGGGTTATGAGTCCATCCGGGACACGGTGGATGCCGTGCTGGATGCGGCCCGGCGACACGGAAAGCTGGCCGGCATCTTCACGAAAGACCCCGGTGAGGCGGCGTTCTATGCCGAGCTGGGGATGCACCTGGTAATCGTGGGGACGGACATCCAGAGCTTTGCCGGGGTCTGCCGCAACCTGGTGGCCACGCTGAAGCCGGACCGGAAGCCCGCCCCGCTGACCGGCTATTGA